The Myxocyprinus asiaticus isolate MX2 ecotype Aquarium Trade chromosome 26, UBuf_Myxa_2, whole genome shotgun sequence genome has a window encoding:
- the LOC127416596 gene encoding semaphorin-7A-like yields the protein MDLTCLCVLFVCISCVCSARVHNDARVKLTDQGITRLYFEHDHMVKLIMSSEHIWAGGSKILYSMNTAQNSKVNASLGKVECKENSNCEYNISQLQEGVNGNLLFLCRTTKAYTVCYHMDSSYSLTESFKSEYELEINEPSLLIGDMLYFTKFDLGLYRINSKDTQTIWPQSTQTEQKFVKLIAGTGPHQDKVYSFFTEKHKSASGDSESDLWIPQVSQSCMNDRGGPKDELQSSWTSMIYARLFCGDKETGYHFTKLIDVDTVETDNDIKIYGLFRNYWNMSAVCVYKMTEISSVFYRSEFMKSSSKPPVNHRPGTCVQDSTRLSSEVLKFMKQRPVMEEWVMPENSPLLFQHRHYTHIQVDRVRDRTVLFLSLESGGVHKVLEEHVQHHVFVIAEFRTFPHGTHITSMLLDSSQKRLYVSSGNELVQINLQRCDVYGDDCKACVLSRDPYCYWNGLQCTPTTVDTMDHIYCSMAEFAESKTEISAKASVQIIPASARYFLLCPIISHHATYHWYHGNRREECVHADVGCLYLIESMNATYEGLYRCVSSEGDYNRTVTRYELSMSGSPALSVAPIMLTCLLLLTMSLLL from the exons ATGGATTTGACATGTTTGTGCgtgctgtttgtgtgtatttcatgTGTTTGTTCAGCAAGAGTGCATAACGATGCTCGAGTGAAGCTGACAGACCAAG gtataACCCGGTTGTATTTTGAACATGATCATATGGTCAAACTTATCATGAGCTCTGAACACATCTGGGCTGGAGGTTCTAAGATCCTCTATTCCATGAACACAGCACAAAACTCCAAG GTGAATGCGTCTCTTGGAAAGGTTGAATGTAAAGAAAACTCA AACTGTGAATACAATATCTCTCAGCTCCAAGAGGGTGTTAATGGAAATCTCCTTTTCCTTTGTAGAACTACAAAGGCTTATACAGTGTGTTATCATATG GACTCAAGTTATTCCCTGACTGAATCCTTTAAATCAGAATATGAACTAGAAATTAATGAGCCATCATTACTCATTG GTGACATGCTGTACTTTACTAAGTTTGATTTGGGATTGTACAGGATAAACAGCAAAGATACACAGACAATCTGGCCTCAGTCCACTCAAACAG AGCAGAAGTTTGTGAAGTTGATCGCTGGGACTGGCCCACACCAGGACAAAGTTTATTCGTTCTTCACAGAGAAACACAAAAGTGCCAGTGGAGACTCAGAATCAGACTTGTGGATTCCACAAGTATCCCAGAGCTGCATG AATGACAGAGGTGGGCCTAAAGATGAGCTTCAGTCCAGCTGGACGTCGATGATTTACGCCCGTctattctgtggagacaaggagACAGGATATCACTTTACTAAGCTAATAGATGTCGACACAGTAGAAACAGACAATGACATCAAAATTTATGGCCTGTTCAGAAACTATTG GAACATGAGTGCAGTGTGTGTTTATAAAATGACTGAAATAAGCAGCGTCTTCTATCGCTCTGAATTCATGAAATCCAGCAGTAAACCTCCTGTGAATCACCGGCCTGGAACG TGTGTTCAAGACAGTACTCGTCTGAGCAGTGAAGTACTGAAGTTTATGAAACAGCGTCCAGTGATGGAGGAGTGGGTGATGCCAGAGAACAGCCCCCTGCTGTTTCAACACCGTCACTACACTCACATACAGGTGGACCGCGTTCGAGACCGCACGGTGCTGTTTCTGTCTCTAG AAAGTGGAGGGGTCCATAAAGTCTTAGAAGAGCATGTTCAACACCACGTTTTTGTCATTGCGGAGTTTCGGACGTTTCCACATGGAACGCACATCACCAGCATGCTGTTGGACAGTTCTCAA AAGCGTCTGTATGTGAGTTCTGGTAACGAGCTGGTACAGATCAACCTGCAGCGTTGTGATGTGTATGGAGATGATTGTAAAGCATGTGTCCTATCCAGAGATCCCTACTGCTATTGGAATGGTTTGCAGTGCACCCCCACCACAGT TGACACCATGGATCACATTTATTGCA GTATGGCTGAATTTGCTGAATCAAAAACTGAAATTAGTGCCAAAGCATCAGTGCAAATCATCCCAGCATCTGCTAGATACTTCCTGCTCTGCCCGATAATATCCCATCATGCCACGTACCACTGGTACCATGGCAATAGACGTGAGGAGTGTGTTCATGCTGATGTGGGCTGTTTGTATCTCATCGAGAGTATGAATGCAACTTATGAAGGTTTGTACAGATGTGTGTCTTCAGAAGGGGACTATAACAGAACTGTTACTCGATATGAGCTCAGTATGAGTGGCTCACCAGCACTCAGTGTCGCACCAATAATGTTAACATGCTTATTACTTCTAACAATGTCTCTTCTATTATAG